Proteins from a single region of Thalassophryne amazonica chromosome 22, fThaAma1.1, whole genome shotgun sequence:
- the ccdc3a gene encoding coiled-coil domain-containing protein 3a has product MFYALLLAALGVLARLDTFTHGCQLPTEWRPLSESCRAELAEIIVYARVLAIHREPLLGDGAGSLYNSLPFPFGYGYEGAEEGLLYSAEVELLCDQAWGSMLEVPTGSRLNLTGLGYLSCQSHTVMENYSYFFFLRMDENYNILPHGVNFQDAIFPDTTEHRRMFYSLFQFSNCTQGSQPFHIFSPEWDTQEDSRLLCPSVQTALFEEEERGRKLQERLAAAERRNRQLKERVRKVKRSLRNARKAARKAEQEARELQEKLKAAERRAGHYLNTITQEEPPPGRYTSTGILL; this is encoded by the exons ATGTTTTATGCACTCCTGCTCGCGGCGCTCGGTGTTTTGGCGCGTTTGGACACTTTTACGCACGGCTGCCAGCTGCCAACCGAGTGGCGCCCGCTGAGTGAGAGCTGCCGGGCGGAGCTGGCGGAGATCATCGTGTACGCCCGCGTCCTGGCGATCCACCGGGAGCCCCTCTTGGGCGACGGGGCGGGCAGCCTGTACAACTCGCTGCCTTTCCCCTTCGGGTACGGCTACGAGGGCGCAGAGGAAGGACTGCTGTACTCggcggaggtggagttgctgtgcGACCAGGCATGGGGCAGCATGCTGGAGGTGCCCACGGGATCCAGACTCAACCTGACCGGACTGGGCTATCTGTCCTGCCAGTCTCACACCGTGATGGAGAACTACTCCTACTTCTTCTTCCTCAG GATGGATGAGAACTACAACATCCTACCCCATGGTGTTAACTTTCAAGATGccatctttcctgacacaactgagCACAGGCGCATGTTCTACAGCCTCTTCCAGTTCTCCAACTGCACCCAAGGAAGTCAACCATTCCACATCTTCAGTCCTGAATGGGACACCCAAGAGGACAGCAGG CTGCTGTGCCCCTCGGTGCAGACGGCGCTATTTGAGGAGGAGGAGCGAGGTCGCAAACTGCAGGAGCGCCTTGCTGCAGCAGAGAGGAGGAACAGGCAACTGAAGGAGCGCGTTCGCAAGGTGAAGCGCTCCCTGAGGAACGCCCGAAAGGCTGCACGCAAGGCCGAGCAGGAGGCTCGTGAGCTGCAAGAGAAGCTGAAGGCTGCAGAGCGGCGAGCGGGGCATTACCTCAACACCATAACGCAGGAGGAACCGCCTCCTGGGCGCTACACCAGCACAGGCATACTACTTTAG